From Equus przewalskii isolate Varuska chromosome 2, EquPr2, whole genome shotgun sequence:
TCTTAGAGTGAAATGCGTTAgtatagattcattcattcaagaaatttaTATTAAGCACCTACCACGAGCCAGGCATTTAATAGGGGCTGAATGGAATAGCTACTTtatctaaaaagaaatttataatacACACTTTATGAACCAGCCCCCAGGAggctattttttatatttgaattggGACCACTAGTGCCGAATCTTAGGCCAGAGAAGTCTTTTTCAAACTTGGAGCTACAGACAATGCCTAAAAGTCTGCAGATGTATGTTTAGAAATTTCAAAACTCCATGAGAATATATTaactttgtgttttcatttataaatcaaAGATAGTCTTGCCAGCTCTTTCACAGTGATGCTTTTTTAGTTAGACTCACTGAGTTTCTGAGTCAGATCCCTTGGTCTCAAAACTGAAGTTGGTCTGAGAGTGTGAGCATGTATTCTTCACTCTTCGGGTTTTGTGACgtttttcttggaaataaattCATACATTATTGAAGTTCGAGAACTTTTCAAGTTGAGAAATATATCCCCAACTTCTCATGTATGCCAGACACATTGATGTGTGTAATCAGTACCCCTATTAACGCCCCCAATCTTTCTTGATGAAGAACTGACTACGGATCCTTGAATGCAGTGAATACATGGACCACATGACCCCCACATAACCCCCTGAGCACTTTCACGGTTTCCACCTCACTACCTtcaacacagattttttttagaaaatcagaaatgtCACCGCCATGCTTCTGGCCCGTAAGCCTCCAATTGCAGAGGAGCAACCTCAGTGTTTCTTCTAGAAGTGCCTTTTCCCTACAAGGGCTGCTCATCTGTGTTCTGAGTTTTATCCAGCTGTGTCTGAGGGACTTGAGAATAAAAATAGCCCCTCCCATCTTTTGAAGGAATAATGTATTGAAGAGCCACCCCAACCTATCCATAGTGGTCATTTTCCTTCAAAGGCCTTATTAGAGCTGTGCTCTCTGTCGAGGCTTCCAGTCCAGATTGAAATCAAGGTTCTAGGATGGTGGGCAGAGTTGGGGTTCCCAGACAGGAGCTATCAGGGCAGCACCCAGAGGTCTCCGTGCTATCATCCTCTGTCTTGTTAGAGTTGATCCTGAGGATGTTAAATTGCTCATCTTGTCTTAATTTACTGTAGCCCACCATGTGGCTCCCTCCAGCCCCAATGCACATATTATGACTGAACACAGAATCTTCCTTCATGAGCCCAGACAGAGCTGTACTCAAGCCCTTATGCCGTTGTCTTGATAATCCCTATTCCCAGAGAAGCCTCACTCACCGTAGTAGTTTCTGGGTTAAATATCAGTCCATCCCCTCAAGGTAAAATATGGGATTGGAGTGTTGGCAGTGGGCTgaagagctggaaaaaaataaaatcctgatcTTGACACAGTTCTTTAATGAGGCTAGTTTAGTGATACAAATGCTTCATGGAGTTTCAGATCCTTTATAAGGACTTTTTCATGGTCTGAGGACcctttttcaatttaaaatacgatttattttctttcaattattctGGAGCTCCTTTGACATTGGCCTTCCCAAGGTAAATTGCTGGATCAAAATAGAGCCAAAGATCAGGGCCAGTTGGGTGTCTCAGAGACAGCCAGCCCCTCGCCCTCACGGAGGGAACATGTTTGCCTGGGTGCCTTTCTGTTCATTGTGGAAGTTTCGTTCCTTCCCAGTCTTTTACTCTTCGAAAACCTTGTCACTACCATTTAGTTAAAAAAGATGTATCCATTTGGGTTATTTagaacttttcttatttttaggtcCGTAGTTCTGCTTTTCAGTACTCTAAGATGCTGGACTCCCTCACGAGCGCCAGAAAGAACAGGTCCTGTGTAAAAGAAGAACAGTGCTTCCGTGTTCAATACTAAGACTATTTCCCCCCAAAACCTGCAATTCTGCAGTTTctactaaactttttttttattgtggcaaaagaTACCTAACATAAAGTtttccatttctaagtgtacagggCTGCGTGTGAAGAACATttgcattgttgtgcaaccatcaccagcatCTACCCCCagcactttttcatcttccccgaCTGAAACTCTACCCATTGCATACTGTCTCTCCATTCCCCCTTCCCTCAACTCTTAACAGCAAGATGGGCTTTCTGTTTCAGCAGAAAACAATGAGCTCATTGCAGTGAATAAGAGAGCTACAATCTACTAGAACAAGTAAGGGGAAGAAAGCCACCAACCTGCTCTATGTGCCAAAATCTTTGAGTGCCTACTGTTTGAATTATACTAAAACCTGCTGAGATTTGGTTTTGTTAAAACTTGGAAACATCTGCTCTGAGTCTAGGTCCTTGCTCAGTTGAGCTCATCATTGTTTTTGAAACTCTGACTCAGCAAAACTCCAGCTAACTCTGCAAAGAGGGATGCAGCCATCTGTGACAAACTACACAGAGCAGGCTCTCCATTCCTTGGTAGCCATGCATGCCCTGGAGATTCCAAATGCTGACCGACTTCTCCATAGCTGCACGGAGACCTGCACTCAACAGGCACTTGAGCAGAAGATATAGTTCAGGAGGCACATGCAGGTATGAGAACACCATGCCCTGCCTGCAGGCAGGCTCTTAACTGAAAATAGCTGAGCCAGAGGTTAGAGAGACCGTAGTAAAGAGAACACGAACCACGGGTAGGTAAAATATGTGATACATGGCTGAAATTTCAAGAGTCAAAAGTCCCGCTGCTTATACTTGGCCAAAATCCTTTCCACAATGCCAGCCAGACCTTTGGCCAAGAAAGATTGGTTGGCCGACATCATATACACAATCCCAATCTTTAGTGTGCATTTCTAGGTCACTCTCGTTTTTGACAAACCTGTAAGTACCATGGCTTGGCATGAGTGTCTCATGACAAATCAAATGTCGTATTATGTGGTTTCCccagaggaaaaataattcataactGCCAGAGTGGCATGACGGATGCATCTCAGCTGCAATATCGAAAGAATCATGGGAGGTCTCAGGGAGCCCCTCTGGAGCCCCGCCAGTTTCCCCTCACTCAAGGGAAGCCACTGTTCTTGGGTCAGCAGCCTTCTTGGGTTCGGTAACCTTGAGAAGGCACTGGAGTGGTACTCCTgagaggctctggagccagattggAAGATACTTACCTTCATTCCTCTATCTACCGTCCTGTATATCTGCCCCGAAAAATATTCTTAAGTGAATTcacattaattttgttttgaagatcTCATGACATGTCCTTCACACCCACCTCCCCATAATAAACAGAAACACCTAGTATGTCTCAGATCGAGCCTGAGACCCCCACTCAGGCAGGAAAACAACCAAAGCAATTTTCGATTCCAGAATTGTAGGTTCCACTTCCCATTCCAGGTTAACCCACTCTAACGTGGTCTGTCTTATTCCCCTGCTATGCTCCTCACACTGAAATCATTCATCAGAcaataaagttttaattaaaaacgATGACAGAGTTAAAGTTAAATCTAAAGAATTAGAAAGGATGAAATGCTTATTACTTTATGGCAAATGACTTTTATTACAATGTGTTTGGATATTGTGTGGgatatatattttagtttatgCTTGGATAAtcataaaaaaaatcttctcagtTATCAATAACCAAATTTGTCTTTAACATATAATTCCTTGGACTTCTACTTTCTTTCCACTGTGAACAAAAATAAGCTGAAATTACTGTGCCTACATTATAGTCCACAGAGGGAAGGAGGCACAGAGTAGTGAGTACACAGAATAGTGGAATGTGACAGGCACACAGAAATAGCGTAGTTCAACACTGAGAAGTAAACCCCAGGTCTCCTGACATAATTTTGTCCCCTAAGTATTCAAGAGAGAGCTACTGTCACCATCGATCATTATCAGTCTGTCTGACATTTATAGGCATaatatggcaggtgtcccaccaGAGAAAAGAGGACTTCTAAGAAACTTTTATAATATGTTCAGAAATGCAGCAATTGGCAGCTTTCCGTTTCTGTTCTAAACAAATAGGAAGTAATACTGTTTAATAAATCAGTAGGGAAATAAATTAACAGCTCCTGCTGAACGGAATAGGGCACCACCTGTATCGTAACCACAGCCATCAGAAACTTAACATCTTTCCAAAGCCCACCATTCTTTGACCTTCCCTAGTGCCACATGTTTTAGGGTGTCCATGAAGTATGACAGATAAGTCAAGATAAGTACCAATTCCCTTTGTGCttaaagaaatttcagaagaGGGACCTTCTACTTCTCCCTGGTATATAAAAAGAAGTCAAGTTTGAGTTCACCAAAGATGGTGAAGGATTTGGGGTTTTCCTCTATCTGAGAACCACAGAGATAGAAAAGACATGAAACGTTGACCTGCATAAACCATTTCTGTCCCACATGCCagtgtttcttcccttttttcctactTGTTAAGGGAATTGGGTGTATTTGTTACTGTGTTCGCTCTTCATCCATTTTTACATAAGTATTCTACAGTATATTTTTCAGAATCCCTACACTTTTAAAGAATCATTTCAGATATATAGCATCTACCTACCTGAGCATAATTCTAGCTTCTATAATGTAAATTTCCTACCTCAGGAACAGTGGTCTCTTTCTTCAGAGGGATATTGTTAGTAAAATTTTTTATAGATCTTGGAAAGCTTTTTCAAAGTTAATTCCACCAAAATGGGTGTCATTCTCAGTTTTATCACTTGATTCATTGGTATAAAATATTCTAGTTGCCATCTTCAGCAAATATAGTGGAAGAtgacttttgttctctttttctgtttttgccttttctttaaattttagttttctaacTGCCATTTATCAGGGCTTCACTTTATAGGGAGCTTACAAAGATATGTTTTTGAGGGATACCTTTTGTCGTGTATCAAAGAAAAatggttttcctcatatagagAGGTTTAAGAACATTGCTGGGCACTTGAATTCCAATGTGTTTCCCTCAATTGATCAGTGATCTAGAAGTCCCTTGACTCTTCCAGGTAATACTTCCTAATATGGTCGAGTTAGAAATTGGGCAACATGATTGCTGACGTCCCTTCCAGATCAAAAATAAGGTTTTGTGTAAAACATCTTTCtgaaagtaatatttattgagcacttgccatGTGCCAAGAGGGCATGTTGATTATCCTATTTAACTTAACTCTCAGACACTTCCAAGCTACAGTTATTATCCTcactttccagaggaggaaactggaaaATGGTGAGGGTAAGTAAGCTGTCCAAGGGCACAGAGCTAGTAAATATCAGTCCAGGATTCTAACCGAGTCCCTCTCACTCTCAAGTCCTGGTTCAAGATCTCGACCTTCTTGCAAAAACTTCAGTTATCGTTATGTCATGGTCAAGGGGCTCATGTACGTTCTTTCCCTTTCGGTCTTTCAGGAGATACAATATTCATTATTCTGAGGAAGCAGAAGCTGATCTTCCTGCACTGGTACCACCACATCACTGTGCTCCTGTACTCCTGGTACTCCTACAAGGACATGGTCGCCGGGGGTGGTTGGTTCATGACCATGAACTTCAGCGTGCACGCCTTGATGTACTCTTACTATGCCCTGCGAGCGGCTGGTTTCCGAGTCTCTCGGAAGTTTGCCATGTTCATCACCTTGTCCCAGATCACGCAGATGCTGGTAGGCTGTGTCGTTAACTACCTGGTCTACTACTGGATGCAGCATGACCAGTGTTACTCTCACTTTCAGAACATCTTCTGGTCCTCACTCATGTACCTCAGCTACCTTGTGCTCTTCTGCCACTTCTTCTTTGAGGCCTACATGGGCAAGATGAGGAAAATCAGGAAGACTGAATAGTGTTGGGACTGAGGGGGAAGCCATAGCTCAGGgtcatcaagaaaaataatagacaaGAGAAAATGGCACAAGGACTCACATATGGTGCAGctaaaacacaacacaacacatgAGCAAACACAAAGCCCAAGGCAGCATAGGAATGATCAGGTTGACTTAACCCAGTAAGTTTATGATCCTTTTTGGGTGAGGACTCACTGAGGGCACCTCAATCTCAAAGGATTGCTGCTGGAAGACCCCATGCCCTCTTTATCTGTCGACCCTCagacaaatgagaacaaaagtgagccagaggcagaaagagaaacaggagacaaacaaaagctattaacactatttgaaaaaaatgtatttactaaGTGTTATATTTCTCTAAGGACGAAAgaagtttactttaaaaactgtGCGAGCACATATGCATACAATCCTTTCTAACCTTTTTCCGACACTAAACTGGAGCCAACATAATAGATAAAAATGGACGAAACACAGGGTGTGTATCTGGAACAatgatgcttttgcaaaaattAAAGCCTTTTTTAAGAATGGCTAGTAGTCGTAGCCCCCATGAGAAAATTTCAACTAAGAGAAAGACTAGTGTTTTTCTCTTCACAGCACAGCCTTGGGCTAGTGAGGTTGCCAAAACCAGACGGGCACAATATTTTTCCAAGGTTCTTCCTGGGAGGATAGAAATAATGCAGCCCACTTCCTCCAGGGGCAGCTCCAGCTCAGAGCATTTCTGAGAGTTTAGCTGTGATTTCTACACTTAAATGAGATACGAAGCATTATCCTTGGTCCCGTTGCCCTAGGCTTTTGGGCAGAAGAGTAAATACAGAATAGAAAAGATGAAACTCAGCCAAATGACTTGAAATTGGGCTCTGAACTACCTGTAAAAAGGTTCAGCCCAAGACCATTCTTGAGCTGGGAAAGGGAAAACAGACAGCGGGAAGAGAAGTCAGCGGAAAATCAAGGCAATGGACAGACAATGTGTATGCCCCTCCTACCGGACTTCACACATTCTCATAACTTTCCAAATGAAACCCTGTGGTACAGtccatattttctatatttttgtgaatttcaaaaagaaatctgCAGGGCCTTTCCTGATAATGGGTGAACACTGTGCTTCTGCATCCTCTGCATTTGCTCCCTAAGCAGTGCAGGGGGTATAAAGTGCCCTCTGCTGGTCAAGTGGAGATGCTTCAACAAACACTCATGCAAGTTTGGCTGGAACAGTTGACAACAACAGGCCCCTTCTAGGCTTATCCTTCAAATTTTAAATGGTATAAAATACTCGTATTTTTGGCCAAATCAGAAGATGTTCTTCCTGCTTCAAATGacttcagaaattttttaaaagggactTTCACTCTGGAACTCAGAAAAATCAACATATTAAGAGCcatattcttaaaagaaataaaaagaaagctagaTAATATAATATTACCTGTAATATTTCAGTCCTTTACAAGCCAAATAAATGTGTAAACATTCCTAGTATTTCAAAGAAGCAGTTACATAAAGTTGTTCAATGTGATATAATAGTATTCTAATTGGTTACGTAGCTTAATGATTAGACAAGCTAGACGATAAGCTTAGGGCCTACCACCTACATAGATTCTATACGCAGAACCACACACGTATGCACACCGATGTGGGGGATCCACACACGTATGCACACCCACGTGGGGTGAACCCAACTTCAAAGCCCAAGTGGATAGAAACCCATTTTCTGgctagcagaaaaagaaactgttgtttatctttcttgctttatttGAGAGTGTACAGTAAAAAGggatttttcaaattatttttatattattttagctTTAATTGTGCTGTCATTCATGAAACAGAGCCGCTCTGCTTCTCTGTCAGAGATGACAAGGGCTTTCTCAGCATCTCGTCTATGTGtggaatttaaaagaataaagttttattcCATTCTGTGTGAATGGTTTGAACAATGAACAAAGAATCCATGCAGACCAAGTCATGACTGATagcctggctgggggtggggagggagctgctACATCTGTGTTAAATTATTGTGAACAGTCTATGATGTCGTGACGTAGGTTCATAGATGAGGAACAATTGATGGAGgaatgtattattattaatatttttattgttattattattatggcaAAACTGACATGAGCTGAAAAAGTGGGTCCTGCTATGACAACTAGTGGATCTGAGGATGCAAATGATGTTACTTTGAGCTTTGAAAATACGTGATGCTGTgcaataggctttttttttttcttataggagaaaatgagcagaatgattaaaataaggaaaaggcCAAATAGGAGCTGACTTGAGTTTAATTGAAGGACCACTCAGAGCTCCTCTGgttgatttaatttaattattcaatCCATTGATTTGTCATTGATCCTTTAATGCAGGTTAGAGTGAGGGAAGGGGCCTGGACTTTAAGTAGACTCGAAATGATGCTTCCAAAGCACTTTCATCTTGATGCAGGTTCATACTTGTGTGCACTTGTGagataatttagaatttttgtttacAGGTTGAATGTTTAATAAACGGTTTTTAAATTAGCTAAATATATCGAAGGGCATTTCCAATGTTTATCACTTGAGGAAAAAACCACACATAGAAAAAACCAAAATTCTGATATTCCAGGTTCAGTACACTGTTTTCAATGTCTCAGCTTCACTGcttaattatatcaaaatatgAGGCCGGACCACTAGCCCACGGCAAATCCGACAGCTACCGGAGACCTGGCTAGCACGCAGATAATCCTGCTGTCAGTTAACATTCCAGAAAAACTTGGGCAGGCAAGTTTTTATAGCTGCCCCACTATGATGCAgtagattatttttct
This genomic window contains:
- the ELOVL6 gene encoding very long chain fatty acid elongase 6; protein product: MNMSVLTLQEYEFEKQFNENEAIQWMQENWKKSFLFSALYAAFIFGGRHLMNKRAKFELRTPLVLWSLTLAVFSIFGALRTGAYMVYILMTKGLKQSVCDQSFYNGPISKFWAYAFVLSKAPELGDTIFIILRKQKLIFLHWYHHITVLLYSWYSYKDMVAGGGWFMTMNFSVHALMYSYYALRAAGFRVSRKFAMFITLSQITQMLVGCVVNYLVYYWMQHDQCYSHFQNIFWSSLMYLSYLVLFCHFFFEAYMGKMRKIRKTE